A genomic region of Hypomesus transpacificus isolate Combined female chromosome 19, fHypTra1, whole genome shotgun sequence contains the following coding sequences:
- the LOC124481506 gene encoding rho family-interacting cell polarization regulator 2-like isoform X2, which translates to MVLWVSLLCAALYGLRGHASTGSRMFTGSTKNPPPKSPQPERLDEVYAALRRGLQSYLQVHQLELDSLGQQIRESKRNGRLGFLYELDKQVKAIERFMRHLEFHLSKVEELYDAYCLQRRLRDGASKMVAAFNSASNSKEARESLSEATRGYREYTEHMCSLECELEGQMGEFNIKMKGLAGFARLCAGDQYEVLMRFGRQRWRLRGRVEVGSRQVWDSEEYVFLPLVTEMLSIKVTELKSLANHVVVGSVSCETLELFCPLPQTVAVDINNLGTVKLNLEVTWSPFDKDDQTSSASTVSKRFLSNQSPPDTPSMREQVFYSLLKRQGELENGTVWSNSSESSDDSSSPAMGHQAHRMMASHTLQTTPTIQISFTPRQSSSSNPSLSSNQEDEVCDSAEGSGEVDSGKWAMPNGILQCSRSLCNINETGKDSTLTERPLAQTSSSSLTREKAGQTHPEASCFVLKPEALDLSECGALSDLVPASAIQIAIDAAAELEAAAKVEVDVKSGTSNSAVTVELREGLSPKDDHQSIQSQELGKELRQPEDILTGRSHSRSSSFSQEVETALESFDFLNCSDMDDEEEEERVLDQEAEQSENYSERSFSFSSFHRQTSPLCAQFSWGRSDCDGVEELEIFMEAPEGFRNCDCSPIEDDCSSPTQVDYTEHLKASIQEEPKEENQSEENGHEEEDGKEVNHKDRDDEKEVEEEPEQEPGEECQQKSGEAVEEEQKEEGAQEEEKEQKEKMQEQEEEMQEGKEEEHLTKLGEEASCDEETQPSTSTHLATTALQP; encoded by the exons ATGGTGCTATGGGTTTCCCTCCTCTGTGCAGCACTCTATGGTCTGAGAGGACACGCCTCCACAGGAAGCAGGATGTTTACAGGGTCCACCAAGAACCCGCCTCCAAAATCACCTCAGCCTGAGAGGCTGGACGAGGTGTATGCTGCCTTACGGAGAGGCCTGCA ATCTTACTTGCAGGTGCACCAGTTGGAACTGGACAGTCTAGGTCAGCAGATCAGAGAGAGCAAGCGGAATGGACGGCTG GGCTTCCTGTATGAGCTGGACAAG cAAGTTAAAGCCATAGAGAGATTCATGCGCCACTTGGAGTTCCATCTCAGCAAG GTGGAGGAGCTGTACGATGCGTACTGTCTGCAGCGAAGGCTCCGTGACGGAGCCAGTAAGATGGTGGCTGCCTTCAACTCTGCCAGCAATAGCAAGGAGGCCCGCGAGAGTCTGAGTGAAGCTACTAGAGGCTACCGGGAGTACACTGAG CACATGTGTTCTTTGGAGTGTGAGCTAGAAGGCCAGATGGGAGAATTTAATATCAAGATGAAGG GTTTGGCTGGTTTTGCACGTTTGTGTGCAGGAGACCAGTATGAG GTTCTGATGCGTTTTGGCCGCCAACGATGGCGGCTGCGGGGCCGAGTGGAAGTCGGCAGCCGACAGGTGTGGGACAGTGAGGAATATGTGTTCCTGCCCCTCGTCACGGAGATGTTGTCAATCAAG GTGACGGAGCTGAAGAGCTTAGCTAATCATGTGGTGGTGGGAAGCGTGTCCTGCGAGACCCTGGAGCTGTTCTGTCCTTTGCCGCAGACGGTCGCCGTGGATATCAACAACCTGGGAACGGTCAAGTTGAACTTGGAGGTCACCTGGAG CCCTTTCGATAAAGATGACCAGACCTCCTCCGCTAGCACTGTCTCCAAGCGGTTCCTGTCCAATCAGAGTCCTCCAGACACACCATCAATGCGGGAGCAGGTGTTTTAT TCATTgctgaagagacagggagagctgGAGAATGGAACCGTCTGGTCCAACTCCTCAGAATCCTCGGACGACTCGTCCAGCCCCGCCATGGGTCATCAAGCCCACAGGATGATGGCTTCCCACACTCTGCAGACCACACCAACCATACAAATCTCCTTCACCCCTCGCCAATCAAGTTCCTCCAACCCTTCACTCTCCTCCAATCAGGAGGACGAGGTGTGTGACAGCGCGGAAGGGTCTGGAGAGGTGGACTCAGGGAAGTGGGCAATGCCAAACGGAATTTTACAGTGTTCTCGGTCTCTCTGCAACATCAATGAGACTGGAAAAGACTCCACGTTGACTGAAAGGCCATTAGCTCAAACATCTAGCTCATCCTTAACCAGAGAAAAGGCAGGCCAAACACATCCTGAGGCCTCCTGTTTTGTCCTGAAGCCTGAAGCCTTGGACTTGTCTGAGTGTGGGGCCCTAAGTGATCTGGTCCCTGCCTCAGCAATACAGATTGCAATAGATGCTGCAGCTGAATTAGAGGCTGCAGCCAAAGTTGAAGTTGATGTTAAATCTGGGACCAGCAACAGTGCAGTGACAGTGGAGCTAAGGGAAGGGCTATCTCCCAAAGATGACCACCAATCAATTCAATCACAAGAACTGGGAAAGGAATTAAGGCAACCAGAAGACATACTGACA GGTCGTTCTCACAGTCGCTCCTCCAGTTTCAGTCAAGAGGTTGAGACCGCCCTGGAAAGTTTTGACTTCCTCAACTGCTCTGACatggatgatgaagaggaggaggaaagggtcCTGGACCAGGAAGCAGAGCAGAGTGAAAACTATTCTGAGAGGTCATTTTCCTTCTCATCCTTTCATCGCCAGACGTCACCCCTCTGTGCACAGTTTAGTTGGGG CAGGTCAGACTGTGAtggtgtggaggagctggagatctTCATGGAGGCACCTGAAGGATTTCGGAACTGTGACTGTTCCCCTATAGAGGATGACTGTAGTTCCCCAACACAG GTAGACTACACAGAGCACCTGAAGGCCTCCATCCAGGAGGAGCCAAAGGAAGAAAACCAGAGTGAAGAGAACGGTcacgaggaggaggatgggaaggAGGTGAACCATAAGGACAGAGATGATGAAAAGGAGGTCGAGGAGGAGCCGGAGCAAGAGCCAGGGGAGGAATGTCAACAAAAGTCTGGAgaggcagtggaggaggaacagaaagaggagggggcacaggaagaggagaaagagcagaaggagaaaatgcaggaacaggaagaggaaatgcaggaaggaaaggaggaggagcaccTGACAAAGCTTG GTGAGGAGGCATCCTGTGACGAAGAGACACAACCGTCTACTTCCACCCATCTTGCCACTACTGCCCTGCAACCATAG
- the LOC124481506 gene encoding rho family-interacting cell polarization regulator 2-like isoform X5, translating to MVLWVSLLCAALYGLRGHASTGSRMFTGSTKNPPPKSPQPERLDEVYAALRRGLQSYLQVHQLELDSLGQQIRESKRNGRLGFLYELDKQVKAIERFMRHLEFHLSKVEELYDAYCLQRRLRDGASKMVAAFNSASNSKEARESLSEATRGYREYTEHMCSLECELEGQMGEFNIKMKGLAGFARLCAGDQYEVLMRFGRQRWRLRGRVEVGSRQVWDSEEYVFLPLVTEMLSIKVTELKSLANHVVVGSVSCETLELFCPLPQTVAVDINNLGTVKLNLEVTWSPFDKDDQTSSASTVSKRFLSNQSPPDTPSMREQVFYSLLKRQGELENGTVWSNSSESSDDSSSPAMGHQAHRMMASHTLQTTPTIQISFTPRQSSSSNPSLSSNQEDEVCDSAEGSGEVDSGKWAMPNGILQCSRSLCNINETGKDSTLTERPLAQTSSSSLTREKAGQTHPEASCFVLKPEALDLSECGALSDLVPASAIQIAIDAAAELEAAAKVEVDVKSGTSNSAVTVELREGLSPKDDHQSIQSQELGKELRQPEDILTGRSHSRSSSFSQEVETALESFDFLNCSDMDDEEEEERVLDQEAEQSENYSERSDCDGVEELEIFMEAPEGFRNCDCSPIEDDCSSPTQVDYTEHLKASIQEEPKEENQSEENGHEEEDGKEVNHKDRDDEKEVEEEPEQEPGEECQQKSGEAVEEEQKEEGAQEEEKEQKEKMQEQEEEMQEGKEEEHLTKLGEEASCDEETQPSTSTHLATTALQP from the exons ATGGTGCTATGGGTTTCCCTCCTCTGTGCAGCACTCTATGGTCTGAGAGGACACGCCTCCACAGGAAGCAGGATGTTTACAGGGTCCACCAAGAACCCGCCTCCAAAATCACCTCAGCCTGAGAGGCTGGACGAGGTGTATGCTGCCTTACGGAGAGGCCTGCA ATCTTACTTGCAGGTGCACCAGTTGGAACTGGACAGTCTAGGTCAGCAGATCAGAGAGAGCAAGCGGAATGGACGGCTG GGCTTCCTGTATGAGCTGGACAAG cAAGTTAAAGCCATAGAGAGATTCATGCGCCACTTGGAGTTCCATCTCAGCAAG GTGGAGGAGCTGTACGATGCGTACTGTCTGCAGCGAAGGCTCCGTGACGGAGCCAGTAAGATGGTGGCTGCCTTCAACTCTGCCAGCAATAGCAAGGAGGCCCGCGAGAGTCTGAGTGAAGCTACTAGAGGCTACCGGGAGTACACTGAG CACATGTGTTCTTTGGAGTGTGAGCTAGAAGGCCAGATGGGAGAATTTAATATCAAGATGAAGG GTTTGGCTGGTTTTGCACGTTTGTGTGCAGGAGACCAGTATGAG GTTCTGATGCGTTTTGGCCGCCAACGATGGCGGCTGCGGGGCCGAGTGGAAGTCGGCAGCCGACAGGTGTGGGACAGTGAGGAATATGTGTTCCTGCCCCTCGTCACGGAGATGTTGTCAATCAAG GTGACGGAGCTGAAGAGCTTAGCTAATCATGTGGTGGTGGGAAGCGTGTCCTGCGAGACCCTGGAGCTGTTCTGTCCTTTGCCGCAGACGGTCGCCGTGGATATCAACAACCTGGGAACGGTCAAGTTGAACTTGGAGGTCACCTGGAG CCCTTTCGATAAAGATGACCAGACCTCCTCCGCTAGCACTGTCTCCAAGCGGTTCCTGTCCAATCAGAGTCCTCCAGACACACCATCAATGCGGGAGCAGGTGTTTTAT TCATTgctgaagagacagggagagctgGAGAATGGAACCGTCTGGTCCAACTCCTCAGAATCCTCGGACGACTCGTCCAGCCCCGCCATGGGTCATCAAGCCCACAGGATGATGGCTTCCCACACTCTGCAGACCACACCAACCATACAAATCTCCTTCACCCCTCGCCAATCAAGTTCCTCCAACCCTTCACTCTCCTCCAATCAGGAGGACGAGGTGTGTGACAGCGCGGAAGGGTCTGGAGAGGTGGACTCAGGGAAGTGGGCAATGCCAAACGGAATTTTACAGTGTTCTCGGTCTCTCTGCAACATCAATGAGACTGGAAAAGACTCCACGTTGACTGAAAGGCCATTAGCTCAAACATCTAGCTCATCCTTAACCAGAGAAAAGGCAGGCCAAACACATCCTGAGGCCTCCTGTTTTGTCCTGAAGCCTGAAGCCTTGGACTTGTCTGAGTGTGGGGCCCTAAGTGATCTGGTCCCTGCCTCAGCAATACAGATTGCAATAGATGCTGCAGCTGAATTAGAGGCTGCAGCCAAAGTTGAAGTTGATGTTAAATCTGGGACCAGCAACAGTGCAGTGACAGTGGAGCTAAGGGAAGGGCTATCTCCCAAAGATGACCACCAATCAATTCAATCACAAGAACTGGGAAAGGAATTAAGGCAACCAGAAGACATACTGACA GGTCGTTCTCACAGTCGCTCCTCCAGTTTCAGTCAAGAGGTTGAGACCGCCCTGGAAAGTTTTGACTTCCTCAACTGCTCTGACatggatgatgaagaggaggaggaaagggtcCTGGACCAGGAAGCAGAGCAGAGTGAAAACTATTCTGAGAG GTCAGACTGTGAtggtgtggaggagctggagatctTCATGGAGGCACCTGAAGGATTTCGGAACTGTGACTGTTCCCCTATAGAGGATGACTGTAGTTCCCCAACACAG GTAGACTACACAGAGCACCTGAAGGCCTCCATCCAGGAGGAGCCAAAGGAAGAAAACCAGAGTGAAGAGAACGGTcacgaggaggaggatgggaaggAGGTGAACCATAAGGACAGAGATGATGAAAAGGAGGTCGAGGAGGAGCCGGAGCAAGAGCCAGGGGAGGAATGTCAACAAAAGTCTGGAgaggcagtggaggaggaacagaaagaggagggggcacaggaagaggagaaagagcagaaggagaaaatgcaggaacaggaagaggaaatgcaggaaggaaaggaggaggagcaccTGACAAAGCTTG GTGAGGAGGCATCCTGTGACGAAGAGACACAACCGTCTACTTCCACCCATCTTGCCACTACTGCCCTGCAACCATAG